A genomic stretch from Burkholderia pyrrocinia includes:
- a CDS encoding beta-ketoacyl synthase chain length factor, translating to MTLIAFIESIGLVGPGLNDWPHAADVLAGRAAYASARTVLPPPAGLPSAERRRTGPVVRVALAVGHEAVAASGRDAATLATVFSASGGDGQNCHAICETLAGDDRQLSPTRFHNSVHNAPAGYWSIATRAMATSNVLCAHDGSFAAGLLESLCQVAVDRIPTLLIAYDTDYPEPLRTVRPIDDAFGVALVFAPEASARTLARIDVQLTDAPATTLANAELDALRAGNPAARVLPLLDALAARRSTRVVLDYLADTRVQVDIAMPDAFAERT from the coding sequence ATGACGCTCATCGCCTTCATCGAAAGCATCGGTCTCGTCGGGCCGGGCTTGAACGACTGGCCGCACGCGGCCGACGTGCTCGCGGGCCGCGCGGCCTATGCGAGCGCACGCACCGTGCTGCCGCCGCCGGCCGGCCTGCCGTCGGCCGAGCGGCGCCGCACGGGCCCCGTCGTGCGCGTCGCGCTCGCGGTCGGCCATGAAGCGGTCGCCGCGAGCGGACGCGATGCGGCCACGCTCGCGACCGTGTTCAGCGCGTCCGGCGGCGACGGCCAGAACTGCCACGCGATCTGCGAAACCCTCGCCGGCGACGATCGCCAGCTGTCGCCGACGCGCTTCCACAACTCCGTGCACAACGCGCCGGCCGGCTACTGGAGCATCGCGACCCGCGCGATGGCGACGTCGAACGTGCTGTGCGCGCACGACGGCAGCTTTGCCGCGGGCCTGCTCGAGAGCCTGTGCCAGGTCGCGGTCGATCGCATACCGACCCTGCTGATCGCGTACGACACCGACTATCCGGAACCGCTGCGCACGGTGCGGCCGATCGACGACGCATTCGGCGTCGCGCTCGTATTCGCGCCGGAAGCGAGCGCGCGCACGCTCGCCCGCATCGACGTGCAGCTCACCGACGCGCCCGCCACGACGCTCGCGAATGCCGAGCTCGACGCACTGCGCGCCGGCAATCCGGCCGCACGCGTGCTGCCGCTGCTCGATGCGCTGGCTGCACGGCGTTCGACGCGCGTCGTGCTCGACTACCTGGCCGATACGCGCGTGCAGGTCGACATCGCGATGCCGGACGCCTTCGCGGAGCGCACGTGA
- the phaP gene encoding TIGR01841 family phasin (Members of this family are phasins (small proteins associated with inclusions such as PHA granules). Note that several different families of phasins have been named PhaP despite very little sequence similarity to each other.), producing the protein MSVFAPEKFAADYQSGIAAWFAIARPAIKGFEAVVELNLQAARTALEEYEDKLKNAFNSSNPAAGFAQQAAVPQEAAGKVVSYGRHLFDIAVSTQSEWAKVAQAQYEQNDKRLKDVIGELSKHAPAGSAPVVAALNSALSAATAAADSVRAATGQAIEAAQSSFDAVSETATRGGKQTAAAARKDAAAARESAA; encoded by the coding sequence ATGTCCGTATTTGCCCCCGAAAAATTCGCTGCCGATTATCAATCCGGTATCGCTGCGTGGTTCGCGATCGCCCGTCCGGCGATCAAGGGTTTCGAGGCTGTCGTCGAACTGAACCTGCAAGCGGCCCGGACGGCGCTCGAGGAATACGAAGACAAGCTGAAGAACGCCTTCAACAGCAGCAATCCGGCCGCGGGTTTCGCGCAGCAGGCGGCCGTACCGCAGGAAGCGGCCGGCAAGGTCGTGTCGTACGGCCGCCATCTGTTCGACATCGCGGTGTCGACGCAATCCGAATGGGCGAAGGTCGCGCAGGCGCAATACGAACAGAACGACAAGCGCCTGAAGGACGTGATCGGCGAACTGTCGAAGCATGCGCCGGCCGGCTCGGCACCGGTGGTGGCCGCACTGAATTCGGCGCTGTCCGCGGCGACGGCAGCGGCCGACTCCGTGCGCGCAGCGACGGGGCAGGCGATCGAAGCCGCACAGAGCAGCTTCGATGCGGTCAGCGAAACGGCCACGCGTGGCGGCAAGCAGACGGCTGCCGCCGCACGCAAGGACGCAGCGGCTGCGCGCGAATCGGCCGCGTAA
- a CDS encoding acetyl-CoA C-acetyltransferase gives MTDVVIVSAARTAVGKFGGSLAKIAAPELGATVIRAVLERAGVKPEQVSEVIMGQVLTAGSGQNPARQSLIKAGLPAAVPGMTINKVCGSGLKAVMLAANAIVAGDAEIVIAGGQENMSASPHVLPGSRDGFRMGDAKLVDTMIVDGLWDVYNQYHMGITAENVAKEYGITREEQDAFAALSQNKAEAAQKAGRFDDEIVPVSIPQRRGEPLQFATDEFVRHGVTAESLAGLKPAFSKDGSVTAANASGLNDGAAAVLVMSAQKAAALGLTPLARIKAYANAGVDPSVMGMGPVPASRRCLERAGWTPGDLDLMEINEAFAAQALAVHKQMGWDTSKVNVNGGAIAIGHPIGASGCRILVTLLHEMAKRDAKRGLASLCIGGGMGVALAVERV, from the coding sequence ATGACGGACGTAGTGATCGTATCGGCCGCGCGGACCGCGGTCGGCAAATTCGGCGGCTCGCTTGCGAAGATTGCGGCGCCTGAGCTGGGCGCGACGGTGATCCGCGCGGTGCTGGAGCGTGCGGGCGTCAAGCCCGAGCAGGTCAGCGAAGTGATCATGGGCCAGGTGTTGACGGCCGGCTCGGGGCAGAACCCGGCGCGGCAGTCGCTGATCAAGGCCGGGCTGCCGGCGGCGGTGCCCGGGATGACGATCAACAAGGTGTGCGGCTCGGGCCTGAAGGCCGTGATGCTGGCGGCGAACGCGATCGTCGCGGGCGACGCGGAGATCGTGATCGCGGGCGGTCAGGAGAACATGAGCGCATCGCCGCACGTGCTGCCGGGCTCGCGCGACGGGTTCCGGATGGGCGACGCGAAGCTGGTCGACACGATGATCGTCGATGGGCTGTGGGACGTGTACAACCAGTACCACATGGGCATCACGGCGGAGAACGTCGCGAAGGAATACGGCATTACGCGCGAAGAGCAGGACGCGTTCGCGGCGCTGTCGCAGAACAAGGCTGAAGCCGCGCAGAAGGCCGGGCGCTTCGACGACGAGATCGTGCCGGTGTCGATTCCGCAACGCAGGGGGGAGCCGCTGCAGTTCGCGACCGACGAGTTCGTGCGTCACGGCGTGACGGCGGAATCGCTGGCGGGGCTGAAGCCGGCGTTCTCGAAGGACGGTTCGGTGACGGCGGCGAACGCGTCGGGCCTGAACGACGGCGCGGCGGCGGTGCTGGTGATGTCGGCGCAGAAGGCGGCGGCGCTGGGCCTGACGCCGCTGGCGCGGATCAAGGCGTATGCGAACGCGGGCGTGGATCCGAGCGTGATGGGGATGGGCCCGGTGCCGGCGTCGCGCCGGTGCCTGGAGCGCGCGGGCTGGACGCCGGGCGACCTGGACCTGATGGAGATCAACGAGGCGTTCGCGGCGCAGGCGCTGGCGGTGCACAAGCAGATGGGCTGGGACACGTCGAAGGTGAACGTGAACGGCGGGGCGATCGCGATCGGCCACCCGATCGGCGCGTCGGGCTGCCGGATCCTGGTGACGCTGCTGCACGAGATGGCCAAGCGCGATGCGAAGCGCGGGCTGGCGTCGCTGTGCATCGGCGGCGGGATGGGCGTCGCGCTCGCGGTCGAGCGCGTCTGA
- a CDS encoding polysaccharide deacetylase family protein, protein MNAPSSVPPRQPGQSGVRRWKPTPLIAGTVALHAGAAATVVTQPAAWPWAVGGVVASHLALTAAGLWPRSTLLGPNWTRLPAGAGRRIALTIDDGPDPDVTPRVLDLLDRYDARATFFCIGDLARRHPRWIEAIVARGHAIENHSQRHRHSFSLSGPAALRREIAAAQQTLTEIAGTRPLFFRAPAGLRNPFLEPVLCELGLQLASWTRRGFDTRAHDAATVTRRLLHGLAPRDILLVHDGHAARDARGEPVVLDVLQAVLRAAADAQLHWTTLRAALAPEPPGQPGVPAPPFDKI, encoded by the coding sequence ATGAACGCACCATCGTCCGTTCCGCCTCGACAGCCCGGCCAATCCGGCGTGCGCCGCTGGAAGCCGACGCCGCTGATCGCGGGCACGGTCGCGCTGCACGCGGGCGCGGCCGCCACCGTCGTCACGCAACCGGCCGCATGGCCGTGGGCCGTCGGCGGCGTGGTCGCGTCGCATCTCGCGCTGACCGCCGCCGGCCTGTGGCCGCGCAGCACGCTGCTCGGCCCGAACTGGACGCGCCTGCCGGCCGGCGCCGGCCGCCGGATCGCGCTGACGATCGACGACGGCCCGGACCCGGACGTTACGCCGCGCGTGCTCGACCTGCTCGATCGTTACGACGCGCGCGCGACGTTCTTCTGCATCGGCGATCTCGCGCGCCGTCATCCGCGCTGGATCGAAGCGATCGTCGCGCGCGGTCACGCGATCGAGAACCACAGCCAGCGGCACCGGCACTCGTTCTCGCTGTCGGGGCCCGCCGCGCTGCGGCGCGAGATCGCGGCCGCGCAGCAGACGCTGACCGAGATCGCCGGCACGCGTCCGCTGTTCTTCCGCGCGCCGGCCGGCCTGCGCAATCCGTTTCTCGAACCGGTGCTGTGCGAACTCGGCCTGCAGCTTGCGAGCTGGACGCGGCGCGGCTTCGACACGCGTGCGCACGACGCCGCGACCGTCACGCGCCGCCTGCTGCACGGCCTCGCACCGCGCGACATCCTGCTGGTACACGACGGTCACGCAGCACGCGACGCGCGCGGCGAACCGGTCGTGCTCGACGTACTGCAAGCGGTGCTGCGCGCAGCCGCCGATGCGCAACTGCACTGGACCACGCTGCGCGCGGCGCTCGCGCCCGAACCGCCCGGCCAGCCGGGCGTTCCGGCACCCCCGTTTGATAAAATCTGA
- a CDS encoding outer membrane lipoprotein carrier protein LolA, giving the protein MTAVRRFLLPFPLALALALHRGARLLAATAAAIALAVPAAQAADAASAWNLDRLMSTLAQHKSGRATFTETKYLSIATQPVESSGELVFVAPDHLEKHTLSPKPEHLVVDGDMLTVERNNRKYTLALARYPELGAFIDSIRATLAGNRFALEQVYKVALAGRGDDWTLTLTPLDSRMLKVVSTITLDGTRDVLRGVAIRQADGDHSVMRLQPVPANPN; this is encoded by the coding sequence ATGACCGCCGTTCGCCGCTTCCTGCTCCCGTTCCCGCTCGCGCTCGCGCTCGCGCTGCACCGCGGCGCCCGCTTGCTCGCCGCAACCGCCGCCGCGATCGCACTGGCCGTGCCCGCGGCGCAGGCAGCCGACGCGGCGTCGGCCTGGAACCTCGACCGGCTGATGTCGACGCTCGCGCAGCACAAGTCGGGGCGTGCGACGTTCACCGAAACGAAGTACCTGTCGATCGCCACGCAGCCGGTCGAATCGTCCGGCGAACTCGTGTTCGTCGCGCCCGATCATCTGGAAAAGCACACGCTGAGCCCGAAGCCCGAGCACCTCGTCGTCGACGGCGACATGCTCACCGTCGAGCGCAACAACCGCAAGTACACGCTCGCGCTCGCGCGCTATCCGGAACTCGGCGCATTCATCGACAGCATCCGCGCGACGCTCGCCGGCAACCGCTTCGCGCTCGAGCAGGTGTACAAGGTCGCGCTCGCCGGGCGCGGCGACGACTGGACGCTGACGCTCACGCCGCTCGACTCGCGGATGCTGAAGGTGGTCAGCACGATCACGCTCGACGGCACGCGCGACGTGTTGCGCGGCGTCGCGATCCGGCAGGCCGACGGCGATCATTCGGTGATGCGCCTGCAACCCGTTCCGGCGAATCCGAACTGA
- the phbB gene encoding acetoacetyl-CoA reductase: MTKRIAIVTGGMGGLGEAVSIRLNDAGHRVVVTYSPNNTGADRWLTEMHAAGREFLAYPVDVADYDSCRQCIETIVRDVGPVDILVNNAGITRDMTLRKLDKVNWDAVIRTNLDSVFNMTKPVCESMVERGWGRIVNISSVNGSKGSVGQTNYAAAKAGMHGFTKSLALEVARKGVTVNTVSPGYLATKMVTSIPQDILDTKILPQIPAGRLGKPEEVAALVAYLCSEEAGFVTGSNIAINGGQHMQ, encoded by the coding sequence ATGACTAAGCGAATTGCAATTGTGACAGGTGGAATGGGCGGTCTCGGCGAAGCGGTCAGCATCAGGTTGAACGACGCTGGCCACCGGGTAGTCGTCACGTATTCGCCGAACAACACCGGCGCCGACCGCTGGCTGACCGAGATGCACGCGGCCGGCCGCGAGTTCCTTGCGTACCCGGTGGACGTGGCCGATTACGATTCGTGCCGGCAATGCATCGAGACGATCGTGCGGGACGTCGGCCCGGTCGACATTCTCGTGAACAACGCGGGCATCACGCGCGACATGACGCTGCGCAAGCTCGACAAGGTGAACTGGGATGCCGTGATCCGAACGAACCTCGATTCCGTGTTCAACATGACGAAGCCCGTCTGCGAAAGCATGGTCGAGCGCGGCTGGGGTCGCATCGTCAACATCTCGTCCGTGAACGGCTCGAAGGGTTCGGTCGGCCAGACCAACTACGCGGCCGCGAAGGCCGGCATGCACGGTTTCACCAAATCGCTCGCGCTCGAGGTCGCGCGCAAGGGCGTGACGGTGAACACGGTGTCGCCGGGCTACCTCGCGACGAAGATGGTCACGTCGATCCCGCAGGACATCCTCGACACGAAGATCCTCCCGCAGATTCCGGCGGGCCGGCTCGGCAAGCCCGAGGAAGTCGCGGCGCTGGTCGCTTACCTGTGCTCGGAGGAGGCCGGTTTCGTGACGGGCTCCAACATCGCGATCAACGGCGGCCAGCACATGCAGTGA
- a CDS encoding hotdog family protein: MATTIALMPPLDHAWIAAHIPHGGTMCVLDTVDAWDAERIRCTATSHCDPHNPLRSHGRLASVCGIEYAAQAMAVHGALLGMQEERPRAGYLASVRNVDAFVDRLDTFDLPLTVDAERMSGDGRSVLYGFALRCGDRVLLTGRAAVMLDASAAGTFAPPPAGNSNPR, encoded by the coding sequence ATGGCCACGACGATCGCGTTGATGCCGCCGCTCGACCACGCGTGGATCGCCGCGCACATTCCGCACGGCGGCACGATGTGCGTGCTCGATACGGTCGATGCGTGGGACGCCGAACGCATCCGCTGCACCGCGACGAGTCACTGCGATCCGCACAACCCGCTGCGCTCGCACGGCCGGCTCGCGTCGGTCTGCGGCATCGAATACGCGGCGCAGGCGATGGCCGTGCACGGCGCGCTGCTCGGTATGCAAGAAGAACGTCCGCGCGCCGGCTATCTGGCGAGCGTGCGCAATGTCGACGCGTTCGTCGATCGGCTCGACACGTTCGACCTGCCGCTCACCGTCGACGCGGAACGCATGAGCGGCGACGGCCGCTCGGTGCTGTACGGCTTCGCGCTGCGCTGCGGCGATCGCGTGCTGCTGACCGGCCGCGCCGCGGTGATGCTCGACGCATCGGCGGCCGGCACGTTTGCCCCGCCGCCCGCCGGCAATTCGAATCCTCGATGA
- a CDS encoding beta-ketoacyl-[acyl-carrier-protein] synthase family protein, whose translation MKPLLLSHFTATSCIGRGLDATLDALRNARGGLAPCDFERADLDTWIGAVDGVDEQPVRADLADFECRNNRLAQLALTQDGFDARVAAAVARHGAARVGVFIGTSTAGILETERAYQHRDPASGALPTDFHYANTHNPYSVAAFVRTYFALRGPAMAISSACSSGAKVFGSARRMIEAGLIDAAVVGGVDSLCLTTLYGFNSLELLSRLPCRPFDVARDGISIGEAAAFALVERVPEPPGALDGNAVLLLGIGESSDAHHMSSPHPDGLGARVAIEQALASAGLDANDIDYVNLHGTATPSNDAAESRAVGALLARTPCSSTKGATGHTLGAAGALEAVVAALALREQFVPAGVNTTQPDPALAADYVLASRDTRVRTVLSNSFGFGGTNCSLILGRAGHVRR comes from the coding sequence GTGAAACCTCTCCTGCTCTCGCACTTCACCGCCACCAGCTGCATCGGCCGCGGCCTCGATGCGACCCTCGACGCGCTGCGCAATGCCCGCGGCGGGCTCGCGCCGTGCGACTTCGAGCGTGCGGATCTCGACACGTGGATCGGCGCGGTGGACGGCGTCGACGAGCAACCCGTGCGCGCGGACCTCGCCGACTTCGAGTGCCGCAACAACCGCCTCGCGCAGCTCGCTCTCACGCAGGACGGCTTCGACGCCCGCGTCGCGGCGGCCGTCGCGCGCCACGGCGCGGCGCGCGTCGGCGTGTTCATCGGCACGAGCACGGCCGGCATCCTCGAGACCGAACGCGCGTACCAGCATCGAGATCCGGCGAGCGGCGCGCTGCCCACCGACTTCCACTATGCGAACACGCACAACCCGTATTCGGTGGCTGCGTTCGTGCGCACGTATTTCGCGCTGCGCGGGCCGGCGATGGCGATCTCGTCCGCGTGCTCGTCCGGCGCGAAGGTATTCGGCTCCGCGCGCCGCATGATCGAGGCCGGGTTGATCGACGCGGCCGTCGTCGGCGGCGTCGATTCGCTGTGCCTGACGACGCTGTACGGCTTCAACTCGCTCGAACTGCTGTCGCGCCTACCGTGCCGGCCGTTCGACGTTGCGCGCGACGGCATCTCGATCGGCGAGGCCGCGGCATTCGCGCTCGTCGAACGCGTGCCCGAACCGCCCGGCGCGCTCGACGGCAACGCGGTCCTGCTGCTCGGCATCGGCGAATCGAGCGACGCGCACCACATGTCGTCGCCGCATCCGGACGGGCTCGGCGCGCGAGTCGCGATCGAGCAGGCGCTCGCGTCCGCGGGCCTCGACGCGAACGACATCGATTACGTGAACCTGCACGGCACCGCAACGCCGAGCAACGACGCGGCCGAAAGCCGCGCGGTCGGCGCGCTGCTCGCGCGCACGCCGTGCAGCTCGACGAAGGGCGCGACCGGCCACACGCTCGGCGCGGCCGGCGCGCTCGAAGCGGTCGTCGCCGCGCTCGCGCTGCGCGAGCAGTTCGTGCCGGCCGGCGTCAACACGACGCAGCCCGACCCGGCGCTCGCCGCCGACTACGTGCTCGCGAGCCGCGATACGCGCGTGCGCACCGTGCTCTCCAATTCGTTCGGCTTCGGCGGCACGAATTGCAGCCTGATCCTCGGCCGCGCCGGCCACGTACGCCGTTGA
- a CDS encoding acyl-CoA synthetase, translating into MKRTAWAERQERSNAGLLRAMTWISLRFGRQRARIVLHLIATYFVLFSPVACAASRDYLRRVLGRPARWRDVYRHVFTFAATIHDRIYLMNGRFDLFDIRLHGETLVDDALAGGRGAFLMGAHLGSFEVVRAIGRTHPDLRVVVTMYENNARKINATLAAVNPAATPEVIPLGQVDSMLKVRERLDANCMVGMLADRTLRDDAAASLRRLPLLGAPAAFPLGPLYMAAMLRRPVIFMTGLYRDGNRYDVHFETLADFSDVRRDARAAAVDAALARYVALLDKYCRAAPYNWFNYFDFWQVGDAAAARRDAARAAADLPATRDSDA; encoded by the coding sequence ATGAAGCGCACCGCGTGGGCCGAACGCCAGGAGCGCAGCAACGCGGGATTGCTGCGCGCGATGACGTGGATCTCGCTGCGCTTCGGCCGGCAGCGTGCGCGCATCGTGCTGCATCTGATTGCGACGTATTTCGTGCTGTTCTCGCCGGTGGCATGCGCCGCGTCGCGCGACTACCTGCGTCGCGTGCTCGGCCGCCCCGCACGCTGGCGCGACGTGTACCGGCACGTGTTCACGTTCGCGGCGACGATCCACGACCGCATCTATCTGATGAACGGGCGCTTCGACCTGTTCGACATCCGGCTGCACGGCGAAACGCTCGTCGACGATGCGCTCGCGGGCGGACGCGGCGCGTTCCTGATGGGTGCGCACCTCGGCAGCTTCGAGGTCGTGCGCGCGATCGGCCGCACGCACCCGGACCTGCGCGTCGTCGTCACGATGTACGAGAACAATGCGCGCAAGATCAACGCGACGCTCGCCGCGGTGAATCCGGCCGCGACGCCGGAAGTGATTCCGCTCGGGCAGGTCGACTCGATGCTAAAGGTGCGCGAGCGCCTCGACGCGAACTGCATGGTCGGCATGCTCGCCGACCGCACGCTGCGCGACGACGCGGCCGCGTCGCTGCGGCGGCTGCCGCTGCTCGGCGCGCCGGCCGCGTTCCCGCTCGGGCCGCTCTACATGGCCGCGATGCTGCGACGCCCGGTGATCTTCATGACGGGCCTCTATCGCGACGGCAATCGCTACGACGTGCACTTCGAGACGCTCGCCGATTTCTCCGACGTGCGGCGCGACGCACGCGCGGCGGCCGTCGACGCGGCACTCGCGCGCTACGTCGCGCTGCTCGACAAGTACTGCCGAGCAGCGCCGTACAACTGGTTCAACTATTTCGATTTCTGGCAAGTCGGCGACGCCGCGGCCGCGCGCCGCGACGCTGCGCGCGCCGCTGCCGACCTGCCCGCCACGAGGGATTCCGACGCATGA
- a CDS encoding MMPL family transporter → MDEHTRPSSSPVTRRLHALRQRAVLVWLLALVACGVAIGRAHFTADLSAFLPNSPSAGQRVLVDQLRDGIVSRLILVAIDGGDASTRASVSRRIAGTLRTDPQFAAVNNGEAANDARDRQFVFDHRYLLSPAVTPQRFSADGLHQALGDSLDLLSSSAGLMAKAMLPRDPTGEVAALVDQLDSAAQPANRDGVWASHDGTRAVLVVQTAAAGSDTDAQARAIDTVRRAFAAATQAVPNAAATTLAMTGPGVFSVDMRDTIRHDVERLSTASVVLIVALLLTLYRSPRTLALGLLPVLTGVAAGIAAVSVAFGTVHGLTLGFGTTLIGEAVDYSIYLFVQSAQAGMRGTARPADATRAWLAAYWPTIRLGVLTSVCGFASMLFSGFPGLVQLGLYSIAGLTAAALVTRFVLPHLRGEHVAIRDVSRVGAVLARAADAAPRLRWPLAALVVAACATLVLHRDGLWSRELASLSPVPARAQALDARLRADVGAPDVRYLVVISAPTEQAALEGAEKVAAQLQPLVDQRALAGFESPARYLPSDAAQRARQASLPDADVLAARMRDAVANQPIAVKPDLFAPFIADVEAARHAPLLTRAALRGTSMALAVDALLTERDGRWSAMLPLRAPDAARAAQGFDATPIRMTVAQAGVPDALFVDMKAEADRLYVSYVHEDIRLSLAGFAAIAVLLLIALRSPRRAVRALAPLVAAVLVVTAGFALAGVQLTILHLVGMLLIVAVGSNYALFFCKRDDAQPVTPYTLVSLLIANLATVAGFGLLALSRVPLLETFGLTVGPGAMLALAFAAILAPRAAAAGDRRQRSQA, encoded by the coding sequence ATGGACGAACACACGCGCCCTTCATCGTCACCCGTCACGCGCCGCCTGCACGCGTTGCGGCAGCGCGCGGTGCTCGTGTGGCTGCTCGCGCTCGTCGCGTGCGGCGTCGCGATCGGCCGCGCGCACTTCACGGCCGACCTGTCCGCGTTCCTGCCAAACTCGCCGAGCGCCGGGCAGCGCGTGCTCGTCGACCAGTTGCGCGACGGCATCGTGTCGCGGCTGATCCTCGTCGCGATCGACGGCGGCGATGCAAGTACGCGCGCCTCAGTGTCGCGGCGCATCGCCGGCACGCTGCGCACCGATCCGCAGTTCGCGGCGGTTAACAACGGCGAAGCCGCGAACGACGCGCGCGACCGGCAGTTCGTCTTCGATCACCGCTACCTGCTGAGCCCGGCGGTCACGCCGCAGCGCTTCAGCGCCGACGGCCTGCATCAGGCGCTCGGCGACAGCCTCGACCTGCTGAGCTCGTCGGCCGGCCTCATGGCCAAGGCGATGCTGCCGCGCGACCCGACCGGCGAGGTCGCCGCGCTCGTCGACCAGCTCGACAGCGCGGCGCAGCCGGCGAACCGCGACGGCGTGTGGGCGTCGCACGACGGTACGCGCGCGGTGCTCGTCGTGCAGACCGCCGCGGCCGGCTCCGACACCGACGCGCAGGCGCGCGCGATCGACACGGTGCGCCGCGCATTCGCCGCCGCGACGCAGGCCGTGCCGAACGCGGCCGCGACCACGCTCGCGATGACGGGCCCCGGCGTGTTCTCGGTCGACATGCGCGACACGATCCGGCACGACGTCGAGCGGCTGTCGACGGCGAGCGTCGTGCTGATCGTCGCGCTGCTGCTGACGCTGTACCGCTCGCCGCGCACGCTCGCGCTCGGGTTGCTGCCGGTGCTGACGGGCGTCGCGGCCGGGATCGCGGCGGTCAGCGTCGCGTTCGGCACGGTCCACGGGCTGACGCTCGGCTTCGGCACGACGCTGATCGGCGAAGCCGTCGACTATTCGATCTACCTGTTCGTGCAATCGGCGCAGGCCGGCATGCGCGGCACCGCTCGCCCGGCCGATGCGACGCGCGCATGGCTCGCCGCGTACTGGCCGACGATCCGGCTCGGCGTGCTGACGTCCGTGTGCGGTTTCGCGTCGATGCTGTTCTCCGGATTCCCGGGCCTCGTGCAGCTCGGGCTGTATTCGATCGCCGGGCTGACGGCCGCCGCGCTCGTCACGCGCTTCGTGCTGCCGCACCTGCGCGGCGAGCATGTCGCGATCCGCGACGTGTCGCGCGTCGGCGCCGTGCTCGCGCGCGCGGCCGACGCCGCGCCGCGGCTGCGCTGGCCGCTCGCCGCACTGGTGGTCGCCGCGTGCGCGACGCTCGTGCTGCATCGCGACGGCCTGTGGAGCCGCGAGCTCGCCTCGCTCAGCCCCGTGCCGGCGCGCGCGCAGGCGCTCGACGCGCGGCTGCGCGCCGATGTCGGCGCGCCCGACGTACGCTACCTCGTCGTGATTTCCGCGCCGACCGAGCAGGCCGCGCTCGAAGGCGCCGAAAAGGTCGCCGCGCAACTGCAGCCGCTCGTCGACCAGCGCGCGCTCGCGGGTTTCGAAAGCCCCGCGCGCTACCTGCCGAGCGACGCCGCGCAGCGCGCGCGCCAGGCGAGCCTGCCCGATGCGGACGTGCTCGCCGCGCGAATGCGCGACGCCGTCGCGAACCAGCCGATCGCTGTAAAACCCGACCTGTTCGCGCCGTTCATCGCCGATGTCGAAGCCGCCCGCCACGCGCCGCTGCTGACGCGCGCGGCGTTGCGCGGCACGTCGATGGCGCTCGCGGTCGATGCGCTGCTGACCGAACGCGACGGCCGCTGGAGCGCGATGCTGCCGCTGCGCGCGCCGGACGCCGCACGCGCGGCGCAAGGGTTCGACGCAACGCCGATACGCATGACCGTCGCGCAAGCGGGCGTGCCCGATGCGCTGTTCGTCGACATGAAGGCCGAAGCCGATCGCCTGTACGTGAGCTACGTGCACGAGGACATCCGGCTGTCGCTCGCGGGTTTCGCGGCGATCGCCGTGCTGCTGCTGATCGCGCTGCGCTCGCCGCGCCGTGCCGTGCGCGCGCTCGCGCCGCTCGTCGCGGCCGTGCTGGTCGTGACGGCCGGCTTCGCGCTCGCCGGCGTGCAGCTGACGATCCTGCACCTCGTCGGCATGCTCCTGATCGTCGCGGTCGGCTCGAACTACGCGCTGTTCTTCTGCAAGCGCGACGACGCGCAGCCCGTCACGCCGTACACGCTCGTGTCGCTGCTGATCGCGAACCTCGCGACGGTCGCCGGCTTCGGGCTGCTGGCGCTGTCGCGCGTGCCGCTGCTCGAAACCTTCGGGCTGACCGTCGGCCCCGGCGCGATGCTCGCGCTCGCGTTCGCGGCGATACTCGCGCCACGCGCCGCGGCAGCCGGCGATCGTCGTCAACGGAGCCAGGCATGA